The region TCGCTTCTTTGGTTTGGGGTTTCAGCCCTTCTTCGGCCGCGACCACGAGAATCGCGATATCCGCGATTCTCGATCCGCGCAAGCGCATTTGTGAAAACGCCTCGTGGCCGGGGGTGTCGATGAAGGTGATTTTTTTTCCTTTGAAATCCGCCACCGACGCGCCGATGTGCTGGGTGATGCCGCCGGATTCTTTGTCGGCCACGCGAGTCTCGCGGATGTAATCCAAAATCGAGGTCTTGCCGTGATCGACATGGCCCATAACCACTACCACGGGCGGGCGAGTTATCAAGTTGGTTTTAGTTTTGGGAGTCATTAAAATAATTTTCAATTGCCAATTTTCAATTTCCAATAAATGTTTCAAATTCCAATGTTTCAAATAAAATACAAACAAGTATCCCGTTTGGCTCATTGATGGTTTGAAAATTCAATGAAAATTAGAAATTGAAAATTGAAAATTTGTTATTTTTGTTTCTGTGCGATTTCGATGGCTTGTTTTTCCTCTTCGGTGAGTTTGAATTCGGAAGTTCCCTGTTTGATCGGTTTGCCGTAGACGCGGTTGGCTTCGCGCGAGAACAGGCTGGTGACGACCGCGCCATTGTCGTTGCCGTCGAGTATGGCCAGCGAAAAGCTTTGATTGCCCCCAAAGCCTTCGAAAGGGTTGAATCTTACCATCCCGATTTTGTTCACATTGGCCACGCTGTCTTTCTTCAAGGTTTCCATTTCCATCTTGACCTGTTTATATTCTTCTTTCAGGCTTTTGAATTGCGCCAAA is a window of Candidatus Nealsonbacteria bacterium DGGOD1a DNA encoding:
- a CDS encoding DUF4446 family protein encodes the protein MSLFSKKQTQEPQNIDEILAQFKSLKEEYKQVKMEMETLKKDSVANVNKIGMVRFNPFEGFGGNQSFSLAILDGNDNGAVVTSLFSREANRVYGKPIKQGTSEFKLTEEEKQAIEIAQKQK